Proteins encoded within one genomic window of Oscillatoria sp. FACHB-1407:
- a CDS encoding protelomerase family protein, with translation MRTPTSYPHNNTRKDLVNRFRDRIAHGERTKLTRQERSELALHFVDKLAQCDSEQDAIALCKDEIALLEEGYPVGSIANQYLPEWRKAISFALEEGRLPKQNLEPNEFGKVYQHWGLKYLLYPNEVHKTLKEKTTAANNQKQDDLQPIRANHFITKAKDLLQAETPYEWAVGLLALTGRRFSEIVAKGEFKSTTHPYAIAFRGQLKKGVQNLDEAQTFLIATLIESDQVLAVLDKFRAHPRIQELAKLSPDEINSRLNTSVRHHIKQEFEDAQIIPVLTGEKSVSAHNLRGCYAEIAVHYFCPPNQATHRFVQAHLGHIIGERELASRKNAGATEHYFHYRLIGAQGQQLNEKGILLEQFGTLPNTVEFQPEQTTIEASQENPPMAIASKSKTPSQTRKSRAFVPSELMHQLKEITAKKLNTDGSYAEVLEAVVRFLQDDKTPSIASSIESLGSTFQWFTAEVERLREENLRLASERNQAQAKLEGLHNQSHNQAELEALKAENARLKAELAQFQQIKQMLGGGTDMSTTPAPEAIAPPPATPVTQPASPRQTTVATGQKRIRNEDQALDKINEAIDLIMAWNDDPSHDLNHKWFISVPVILSLIRGSGYSTSQGRVQAAMASRKQEIDAHHHKHGLGQRHNSRHNLPITEDIVL, from the coding sequence ATGCGTACTCCGACCTCTTACCCCCACAACAATACCCGCAAGGATCTAGTCAACCGCTTCCGCGATCGCATCGCTCACGGTGAACGCACTAAATTAACTAGACAGGAACGCTCCGAATTGGCTCTGCATTTCGTTGATAAACTTGCCCAATGCGACTCAGAACAAGACGCGATCGCTCTCTGCAAAGACGAAATTGCACTCCTCGAAGAAGGCTATCCTGTCGGCAGTATCGCAAACCAGTATCTTCCTGAATGGCGCAAAGCAATCTCATTCGCTTTAGAAGAAGGTCGGCTTCCTAAGCAAAATCTAGAGCCAAACGAATTTGGCAAAGTCTACCAACATTGGGGACTCAAATACTTGCTTTACCCTAACGAGGTTCACAAAACGCTCAAAGAGAAAACTACTGCTGCAAACAACCAAAAGCAGGACGATTTACAACCCATTCGCGCTAACCACTTTATCACCAAAGCAAAGGACTTACTTCAAGCAGAAACCCCTTATGAATGGGCAGTAGGGCTTTTAGCGCTCACAGGTCGCAGATTCAGCGAAATCGTCGCTAAGGGCGAATTTAAATCAACCACTCATCCCTATGCGATCGCTTTTCGGGGACAACTCAAAAAAGGCGTTCAAAATCTTGATGAGGCTCAAACTTTCCTGATCGCTACATTAATTGAAAGCGATCAGGTTCTAGCAGTACTGGATAAGTTTAGAGCGCATCCTAGAATTCAAGAACTTGCAAAACTCTCGCCTGATGAAATCAATTCACGGCTCAATACTTCCGTGCGCCATCACATCAAACAGGAGTTTGAAGACGCACAAATCATTCCAGTTTTGACAGGGGAAAAGAGTGTTTCTGCCCATAACTTACGGGGCTGTTATGCCGAAATTGCAGTTCACTACTTTTGCCCACCAAACCAAGCAACTCATCGCTTTGTGCAAGCCCATTTAGGTCACATCATTGGAGAACGTGAACTTGCCAGCCGTAAGAATGCCGGGGCAACCGAACATTATTTTCACTACCGCCTTATCGGGGCACAGGGGCAGCAGCTTAACGAAAAGGGCATCTTGCTAGAGCAATTCGGAACGCTCCCTAACACAGTCGAATTTCAGCCAGAACAAACAACAATTGAAGCTTCTCAGGAGAATCCACCAATGGCGATCGCTTCCAAATCAAAAACACCTTCCCAAACCCGCAAGTCCCGCGCTTTTGTGCCCTCTGAGCTAATGCACCAACTTAAAGAAATCACCGCTAAAAAGCTCAATACCGATGGCTCTTACGCGGAAGTCCTTGAAGCCGTCGTGAGATTCCTACAAGATGACAAAACTCCCTCGATCGCTTCTTCCATCGAATCTCTTGGCTCGACCTTCCAGTGGTTCACAGCAGAAGTCGAACGCCTCCGAGAGGAAAATCTCCGCCTCGCTTCCGAACGCAACCAAGCGCAAGCAAAACTAGAAGGCTTGCACAATCAGTCTCATAACCAGGCAGAACTGGAAGCACTCAAAGCTGAAAATGCGCGATTAAAAGCTGAACTAGCTCAGTTCCAACAGATTAAACAAATGCTAGGAGGGGGCACTGATATGTCCACAACTCCGGCTCCTGAGGCGATCGCTCCTCCTCCCGCTACTCCAGTAACTCAACCTGCATCACCCAGACAAACAACAGTAGCTACTGGTCAAAAACGCATCCGAAATGAAGACCAGGCGCTCGACAAAATCAACGAGGCGATCGACCTCATCATGGCTTGGAATGATGACCCCTCACACGACCTCAATCACAAGTGGTTTATCTCTGTTCCCGTCATCCTCTCCTTAATCAGAGGCAGTGGCTATTCCACCTCTCAAGGAAGAGTGCAAGCGGCAATGGCAAGCCGAAAGCAAGAAATTGACGCTCACCATCATAAGCATGGGCTAGGTCAGCGGCACAATAGCCGTCACAACTTACCAATCACTGAAGATATTGTGCTCTAA
- a CDS encoding IS4 family transposase, with amino-acid sequence MSWASEELAGTDLGDERLNRRLVRIVEDLSARPGASVPVASRDSAALQGTYDFWSNRRVGVEDILGGHQASVMRRARESGVVLAIQDTSELDYSEHRKGTRGIGPISDPEARGLKLHTVLAVSEAGVPLGILHQRMWSRGEQVGTRKASRQRRIEEKESVRWLESLEETERLLPEGVRVITIADREADIYQLFAQPRRAQSELLIRAAQNRNTKRSAFSEEVQPLFEVMAGSEIAGELAIELQRTPKRKARRCVLTVRYARVWLQPPVHLSGMGAIEMWAVLAEEEKPPEKEKGVRWLLLSTEAVEDLAGACAKLRQYTLRWTIERYFFVLQSGCRVEELQLEESERLERAVATYSVVAWRLMWMMYEARRDPDQSVEGILETVEWQALYMVVHRTRELPTEAPSLGECVRWIAKKGGFLGRKGDGEPGIKTLWRGWVVVSEVAAFWQGMQAELR; translated from the coding sequence ATGAGTTGGGCGAGCGAAGAGTTAGCGGGAACAGATTTAGGGGATGAACGGTTAAATCGGCGGTTAGTGAGGATTGTGGAGGATTTGAGTGCGCGACCTGGAGCGAGTGTGCCCGTGGCGAGTCGAGACAGTGCAGCATTGCAAGGGACGTATGATTTCTGGTCGAATCGACGAGTGGGTGTGGAAGACATCTTAGGTGGACATCAAGCGTCAGTGATGAGACGGGCGCGAGAGAGTGGGGTAGTATTAGCGATCCAAGACACGAGCGAGTTGGACTATAGTGAGCACCGAAAAGGGACGAGAGGGATAGGACCGATCAGCGACCCAGAAGCGCGAGGGTTGAAGCTGCACACGGTATTGGCGGTGAGTGAAGCAGGCGTACCGTTGGGGATATTGCACCAGCGGATGTGGAGTCGAGGGGAGCAAGTTGGGACGAGAAAAGCGAGTCGGCAGCGGCGAATCGAAGAGAAGGAGAGTGTGCGGTGGCTGGAGAGCTTAGAGGAGACGGAACGGCTACTTCCCGAAGGAGTGCGGGTGATTACGATCGCGGATCGCGAAGCGGACATTTATCAGTTGTTTGCCCAACCGCGCCGAGCTCAGTCAGAGCTATTGATTCGAGCGGCACAAAACCGGAATACGAAGCGGAGCGCCTTTAGCGAGGAAGTGCAACCGTTATTTGAGGTGATGGCAGGAAGTGAGATTGCCGGGGAGCTGGCGATCGAATTGCAGCGAACGCCGAAGCGAAAAGCGAGGCGGTGTGTTTTGACGGTGCGGTATGCGCGAGTGTGGTTGCAGCCGCCTGTGCATTTAAGTGGAATGGGCGCGATCGAGATGTGGGCGGTGTTAGCGGAAGAGGAGAAGCCGCCAGAGAAGGAAAAGGGAGTGCGATGGTTGCTGCTGAGTACGGAGGCAGTGGAGGACTTAGCAGGCGCGTGTGCAAAGTTGCGACAGTACACGTTGAGGTGGACGATAGAGCGATATTTTTTTGTCCTCCAGAGCGGTTGTCGAGTGGAGGAGTTGCAGTTGGAGGAGAGCGAGCGGCTAGAGCGAGCAGTGGCGACGTACAGCGTTGTAGCGTGGCGATTGATGTGGATGATGTACGAGGCAAGGCGAGATCCGGATCAAAGCGTGGAAGGGATATTAGAGACAGTAGAGTGGCAGGCGTTGTACATGGTGGTGCATCGGACAAGGGAGTTGCCTACAGAAGCGCCAAGTTTGGGGGAATGTGTGCGATGGATTGCGAAGAAGGGCGGTTTTTTAGGACGCAAAGGGGATGGGGAGCCAGGGATCAAGACGCTGTGGCGGGGATGGGTAGTGGTGAGTGAAGTGGCAGCATTTTGGCAGGGGATGCAAGCAGAATTGAGATAG
- a CDS encoding serine/threonine protein kinase translates to MFTANQILQQRYELQQQLGITRRGRQTWLARDFVTQPNRPVIIKLLIFNAELQWDDLKLFEREAQVLKSLNHPKVPKYQDYFKVDQPNHSDSLWWGLVQDYIPGTTLKEALEQGYKFNEEELHRIAREILQILIHLHELSPPVLHRDIKPSNLILDQDKQIHLIDFGAVQSNVALPGTTFTVVGTVGYTPLEQFGGKAVPASDLYALGATLIHLLTGVAPAELPQKDLQICFRDGISINSDFIKWIEKMTQPSIEKRFRSARQALASLNTKQDSDSKKVNFVNSIQTLQPRNSTKLSRPSVNQVVLKKTSARLEIHPIKPSQSNYPLFMLLGAGLIAVLIMFTLQWVLVSSSFIASLFAFSIFAYFTLLRFALPIIVSNFPNRTHLYFDLQRNRFEIRKDTSFGGNSKPTKLEVWDSISAIKYVMATQRTGSGGERKWAVTIRTSRSYLLDWNLTEVECMWIIQEIQDWLTSG, encoded by the coding sequence GTGTTTACAGCAAACCAGATCTTGCAACAACGTTACGAGCTTCAGCAACAATTAGGCATTACTCGAAGAGGACGGCAAACTTGGTTGGCAAGGGACTTTGTAACACAACCAAATAGACCCGTGATTATAAAGCTTCTAATATTTAACGCCGAATTACAGTGGGATGATCTCAAGTTATTTGAACGTGAGGCTCAAGTGCTGAAGAGCCTTAATCATCCTAAAGTTCCTAAATATCAAGACTATTTCAAAGTTGATCAACCGAATCACTCAGATTCCCTTTGGTGGGGGTTAGTGCAAGATTATATTCCGGGAACAACTTTAAAGGAAGCCCTTGAACAGGGATATAAATTTAATGAAGAAGAACTGCATAGGATTGCCAGAGAAATCTTACAAATTCTAATTCATTTACATGAATTGAGCCCACCTGTATTACATCGAGATATCAAACCCAGTAATTTGATTTTAGATCAGGATAAACAAATTCATTTGATTGATTTTGGGGCTGTTCAGTCAAATGTGGCCTTACCTGGAACAACGTTTACTGTAGTTGGGACGGTTGGTTATACTCCTTTAGAACAATTCGGTGGCAAGGCAGTTCCGGCATCCGATCTCTACGCGCTCGGTGCTACATTAATTCACTTATTAACAGGGGTTGCCCCAGCAGAGTTGCCTCAAAAAGATTTGCAAATCTGCTTTAGAGATGGCATTAGCATCAACTCTGACTTCATTAAATGGATTGAGAAGATGACTCAGCCTTCTATTGAGAAGCGATTTAGGTCAGCTCGTCAAGCACTCGCTTCTTTAAACACAAAACAAGATTCTGATTCTAAAAAAGTCAATTTTGTTAACTCAATACAAACTCTTCAGCCTAGAAATTCTACCAAATTGTCTCGCCCCTCAGTTAATCAAGTTGTGCTTAAGAAGACATCGGCTCGTCTAGAAATACATCCAATCAAGCCATCTCAATCCAACTACCCTCTCTTCATGCTCTTAGGAGCTGGACTCATTGCAGTCTTAATTATGTTTACTCTACAGTGGGTTTTAGTAAGCTCAAGCTTTATAGCTTCTCTTTTTGCTTTCTCTATTTTTGCATACTTTACTTTGCTTCGTTTTGCACTGCCAATAATCGTATCCAATTTTCCAAATAGGACACATCTCTACTTTGATCTTCAACGGAATCGATTTGAAATCAGAAAAGATACCTCCTTTGGAGGTAATTCAAAGCCGACTAAACTAGAGGTATGGGATTCAATTTCAGCGATTAAATATGTAATGGCAACTCAGAGAACTGGAAGCGGAGGTGAAAGAAAGTGGGCAGTCACAATACGTACATCTCGTAGCTATCTATTGGATTGGAATTTAACTGAAGTTGAATGTATGTGGATAATACAAGAAATTCAAGACTGGTTGACCTCAGGTTAA